A region from the Branchiostoma lanceolatum isolate klBraLanc5 chromosome 2, klBraLanc5.hap2, whole genome shotgun sequence genome encodes:
- the LOC136427968 gene encoding MAM and LDL-receptor class A domain-containing protein 1-like, whose amino-acid sequence MAPGGVLLLIVTVVTFLGTKLSVQAALTADCNFDTSLCGWTQDDTDDFDWTQQSGRTSTSNTGPSDDVTGNGQYMYTEISGIRDGKKARLSSPLLTTSSTSCYTLSFYYHMYGNHIGTLNVYVIQDGADLSTAAPAWSLSDEQGDVWHEVEVVISMTQPYRVIFEGIKSGGTTFRGDMAIDEIKFLPRSCFGDTDECLSSPCLNGGTCLDLTNRYACTCVPGFIGQRCEEERTGCDFDTNLCDFEQNQDDDFDWTHQAGGTTSAGTGPSADHTSGNGQYIFIETSSPRQVGQVARITTHAIYVTSPICVSFYYHMYGRGIGTLNVVITDPSQPAGQTVWGESGDKGDVWLQGQFAVDTAVGGGEKTVQITFEAVIGRVGFGDIALDDVAYISGPCPTQAPLPTTTPLTTPSRRPATRPPPQTTTTPTPTTTTRKATAAGTDSAKPLDDKTSNKPLIQPQQKTSPSPTASVGQPGLTQHTTAAIVGGSVGGVGAIVLVVIVVWAILYKRGEINSKEKFLHLIGMHGDDTVTYNVKSMTSAEGGFDNPVYGNGLEVKTTEEPSV is encoded by the exons GGACAAAGCTGTCCGTACAAGCGGCTCTCACGGCAGACTGTAACTTTGACACCAGTCTGTGCGGCTGGACTCAGGACGACACGGACGACTTCGACTGGACTCAACAGTCCGGGAGAACCTCAACCTCCAACACCGGGCCTTCCGATGACGTCACGGGAAATG gacaatacatgtacacagagaTATCTGGCATCCGGGATGGCAAGAAAGCAAGACTATCATCTCCTTTACTTACAACCTCATCAACCTCCTGCTACACGCTGAGCTTCTACTATCACATGTACGGCAACCATATTGGAACCTTGAACGTCTACgtcatccaagatggcgccgaCTTGAGCACTGCTGCGCCTGCGTGGTCGCTGTCAGATGAGCAAGGTGACGTGTGGCACGAGGTTGAGGTGGTCATCTCGATGACTCAACCTTACAGG GTAATCTTCGAAGGAATCAAATCAGGAGGAACGACCTTTAGGGGTGACATGGCTATAGACGAGATCAAGTTTCTGCCAAGGTCTTGTTTCGGAG ACACCGATGAGTGCCTCAGCTCACCCTGTTTGAATGGTGGAACTTGTCTGGACCTTACTAACCGGTATGCCTGCACATGCGTACCGGGGTTTATTGGTCAACGGTGCGAAGAAG AGAGAACTGGTTGTGACTTTGACACGAACCTCTGCGATTTCGAACAAAATCAAGATGACGACTTCGACTGGACGCACCAAGCGGGCGGCACGACAAGTGCAGGTACCGGACCGTCTGCCGATCACACCAGTGGGAACG GTCAGTACATCTTCATTGAAACGTCATCACCTCGCCAGGTGGGCCAAGTCGCGAGAATCACCACCCATGCGATATACGTGACGTCACCAATCTGTGTGTCCTTCTACTACCACATGTACGGACGCGGGATCGGCACGTTGAACGTCGTCATCACGGACCCGAGTCAGCCGGCCGGTCAGACGGTCTGGGGAGAGTCCGGGGACAAGGGTGACGTCTGGCTGCAGGGGCAGTTTGCCGTGGACACTGCGGTGGGAGGAGGTGAAAAGACCGTGCAG ATAACCTTTGAAGCAGTTATTGGAAGGGTTGGATTCGGAGATATCGCCTTAGACGACGTTGCGTACATCAGTGGGCCATGCCCGACCCAAG CGCCCTTGCCCACTACCACGCCATTGACTACCCCATCTAGACGACCAGCAACCCGACCTCCACCACAAACAACAACCACTCCCACACCAACCACGACTACCCGCAAGGCAACAGCAGCAGGCACCGATAGCGCAAAGCCCTTAGACGACAAGACCAGCAACAAGCCTCTCATACAACCACAACAGAAGACATCTCCTTCCCCCACTGCTTCCGTCGGACAGCCCGGGTTGACTCAGCACACCACGGCGGCCATAGTTGGAGGCAGTGTGGGCGGAGTGGGCGCCATCGTGTTAGTCGTGATCGTCGTTTGGGCGATACTGTACAAGAGAGGGGAGATCAATTCTAAGGAAAAGTTCCTCCACCTCATAGGGATGCATGGCGACGACACCGTCACGTACAACGTCAAGTCCATGACGTCAGCTGAGGGTGGGTTTGACAACCCCGTGTACGGTAACGGCCTGGAGGTCAAAACTACCGAGGAACCGTCGGTATGA